In Gemmatimonadaceae bacterium, a single genomic region encodes these proteins:
- the add gene encoding adenosine deaminase, translating to MTLIHSELLRRLPKAELHCHLDGSVRPATLLDLGTEYKVAMPRDDVDSLREYMRVDDARSLEDYLARFDVTLSVMQTADALERIAYELSIDAAKDGVRYIEVRYAPVLNVRKGLSLGEAVEAPLRGLERAEREGGAMARVIVCGLRHLSPDVSMELSRLAVAYKRRGVVAFDLAGGELGNPASAHAAAFAYARENDLACTCHAGEGADASYVRDAVHVCGAHRIGHATRLYEDESLTQYVNDRRIALEICLTSNVQTHAVESYEKHPLRRYFDAGMNVVLNTDNRLMSGTTLTDEYVLAATKMGFDFDELCAIALNSFESAFLPWAERETLLTAAQQEIDGLRGAV from the coding sequence GTGACGCTCATCCACTCGGAGCTCCTTCGGCGCTTGCCGAAGGCGGAGTTGCACTGTCACCTCGACGGATCCGTACGTCCGGCGACGTTGCTCGACCTCGGCACGGAATACAAGGTCGCCATGCCGCGGGACGACGTGGACTCGCTGCGCGAGTACATGCGCGTCGATGACGCGCGGAGCCTGGAAGATTATCTCGCGCGCTTCGACGTGACGTTGTCGGTGATGCAAACCGCCGACGCGCTCGAGCGGATCGCATACGAGCTGTCGATCGACGCGGCGAAGGATGGCGTGCGGTACATCGAGGTGCGGTACGCACCGGTGCTCAACGTGCGTAAGGGATTGTCGCTCGGTGAAGCGGTCGAGGCGCCGCTGCGCGGATTGGAGCGCGCCGAGCGTGAGGGCGGGGCGATGGCGCGCGTGATCGTCTGCGGGTTGCGTCATCTGTCGCCCGACGTGTCGATGGAACTGTCGCGGTTGGCCGTGGCGTACAAGCGGCGCGGCGTCGTCGCGTTCGACCTCGCGGGCGGAGAGCTGGGCAATCCAGCCTCGGCACATGCGGCGGCGTTCGCCTACGCGCGCGAGAACGATCTCGCGTGCACCTGTCACGCCGGCGAAGGCGCGGACGCGTCGTACGTCCGCGACGCAGTGCACGTTTGCGGCGCGCATCGCATCGGTCACGCGACTCGGCTGTACGAAGACGAATCGCTCACGCAGTATGTGAACGACCGGCGCATCGCGCTCGAGATCTGTCTCACCAGCAACGTACAGACGCACGCCGTGGAGTCGTACGAGAAGCACCCGCTGCGCCGCTACTTCGACGCCGGCATGAACGTCGTGCTCAACACCGACAATCGCTTGATGAGCGGTACGACGCTCACCGACGAGTACGTGCTCGCCGCCACGAAGATGGGGTTTGACTTCGATGAATTGTGCGCGATCGCGCTCAACTCGTTCGAGAGTGCGTTTCTGCCCTGGGCGGAACGCGAGACGCTGCTCACCGCCGCGCAGCAGGAAATCGACGGACTGCGGGGCGCGGTATGA
- a CDS encoding purine-nucleoside phosphorylase, with the protein MSEFGTSAARTAAEMLHAKVGARTPAAAIVLGSGLGGLANEIDAVARVPYAEIPGFPNATVAGHAGAMIAGTLAGKFVVALAGRFHLYEGHDVRLAAFPARVLDALGVRTLIVSNAAGGVNRLWQPGDLMLIRDHINLMFQNPLIGAVEEGDIRFPDMSEPYDRGLSDIARAVAAEQGINLREGVYAALTGPAYETQAEVRMLALLGADATGMSTVPEVLVARARGMRVLGFSCITNLACGLSNNPITHAEVLETTERVAGKFKALVRGVVGRL; encoded by the coding sequence ATGAGTGAGTTTGGTACGAGTGCGGCGCGCACCGCGGCGGAGATGCTGCACGCGAAAGTCGGGGCCAGGACACCCGCCGCCGCCATCGTGCTCGGCTCCGGGCTTGGCGGACTCGCGAACGAGATCGACGCAGTCGCACGCGTACCGTACGCCGAGATTCCAGGCTTTCCGAACGCCACCGTTGCGGGGCATGCGGGTGCAATGATCGCCGGCACCCTCGCCGGGAAGTTCGTCGTCGCGCTCGCGGGACGCTTCCATTTATACGAGGGGCACGACGTTCGCCTCGCCGCGTTTCCCGCGCGCGTGCTCGACGCGCTTGGCGTGCGGACGCTGATCGTGTCGAATGCGGCCGGTGGGGTGAATCGCCTGTGGCAGCCGGGCGATCTGATGCTGATTCGCGATCACATCAATCTGATGTTCCAGAATCCGCTGATCGGCGCGGTGGAGGAGGGCGACATCCGCTTTCCCGACATGTCCGAGCCGTACGACCGCGGTCTCTCGGACATCGCGCGCGCGGTCGCGGCGGAGCAGGGGATCAACTTGCGCGAGGGCGTCTACGCCGCGCTGACCGGTCCTGCGTACGAGACGCAGGCCGAGGTGCGGATGCTGGCGCTGCTCGGCGCGGATGCCACGGGCATGTCCACGGTCCCCGAAGTGCTCGTGGCCCGCGCGCGGGGCATGCGGGTGCTCGGATTCAGCTGTATTACAAATCTGGCATGTGGATTATCTAATAATCCTATTACGCATGCCGAGGTGCTGGAGACCACCGAGCGGGTGGCGGGGAAGTTCAAGGCGCTGGTGCGGGGGGTGGTGGGGCGGCTCTAG
- a CDS encoding M48 family metallopeptidase, with amino-acid sequence MTAAMGLAGCAISQQQEVQIGAEQAQQVNSQLPIVQDPAVNRYLNTLGDSIAHVTSRADLDWHFYMVNTNDFNAFALPGGYIYVNRGVAERSDTMDQFASVIAHEIGHVVLRHSVKQMEQMQGANLGATALCVLTSICNSGIAQAGIQVGGAAVFAKFSRTDEAQADAAGVDELVRAGINPNGMPQMFEKLLAERQSQPGALDAFFADHPLEEDRITASRDQVAKVNPAIIRTLTTDSPAFQQFKQRVRTLPAPPQTRAR; translated from the coding sequence ATGACCGCCGCCATGGGACTGGCGGGATGCGCAATCTCGCAGCAACAGGAAGTGCAGATCGGCGCGGAGCAGGCGCAGCAGGTCAACTCGCAGCTGCCTATCGTGCAGGATCCGGCGGTCAACCGGTATCTGAACACGCTGGGCGACTCGATTGCGCACGTCACGTCGCGCGCGGATCTCGACTGGCACTTCTACATGGTGAACACGAACGATTTCAACGCGTTCGCGCTGCCGGGCGGCTACATCTACGTGAATCGTGGCGTGGCCGAGCGGTCGGACACCATGGACCAGTTCGCGTCGGTGATCGCGCACGAGATCGGCCACGTCGTGCTGCGCCATTCCGTCAAGCAGATGGAGCAGATGCAGGGCGCCAACCTGGGCGCAACGGCGCTCTGTGTGCTCACGAGCATTTGCAACTCGGGCATCGCGCAGGCGGGTATTCAAGTGGGCGGCGCGGCGGTATTCGCGAAGTTCAGCCGAACGGACGAAGCGCAGGCTGATGCGGCGGGCGTGGATGAGCTGGTACGGGCGGGCATCAACCCGAACGGCATGCCGCAGATGTTCGAGAAGCTGTTGGCTGAGCGGCAGTCGCAACCCGGGGCGCTGGACGCGTTCTTCGCGGATCACCCGCTGGAGGAGGATCGCATCACGGCGTCGCGCGACCAGGTGGCGAAGGTGAACCCGGCGATCATCCGGACGCTGACGACGGACTCGCCGGCGTTCCAGCAGTTCAAGCAGCGCGTAAGAACGTTGCCGGCGCCGCCGCAGACGCGGGCGAGGTAG
- a CDS encoding RNA methyltransferase: MKLLTLARDLRRRKARERQGLFIAEGIRTVEELSRSSLEIRGLLTGPGLADNSRGTALVEDLKAKGIPVDEVDHREFESAAETESPQGILAVAVIPGGTLAELTPAESMRLLVLDAVQDPGNVGTILRTAAALGASATFSLPGTVDLWNSKVVRSAMGAHFHHPCFSGTWDDLDTFRRAHGLAIWAADASGESIEAQAAPLRLGLVVGNEGGGLSTQTRDRADKLVALPIASTVESLNVAVAAGILLYELRR, encoded by the coding sequence ATGAAACTGCTCACCCTCGCCCGCGATCTCCGCCGCCGAAAAGCGAGGGAACGCCAAGGGCTGTTCATCGCGGAAGGTATCCGAACCGTCGAGGAATTGTCGCGCTCGTCGCTCGAGATCCGGGGACTCCTCACCGGTCCGGGGCTGGCCGACAACTCGCGCGGTACTGCCCTCGTTGAAGACCTCAAAGCCAAAGGCATTCCAGTCGACGAGGTCGACCACCGCGAGTTCGAAAGTGCGGCTGAGACCGAGTCGCCGCAGGGGATCCTGGCGGTCGCGGTCATTCCCGGCGGCACCCTGGCCGAGCTGACGCCGGCTGAGTCGATGAGGCTCCTCGTTCTGGACGCCGTGCAGGATCCCGGCAACGTCGGGACGATACTTCGTACGGCGGCGGCCCTGGGAGCCTCGGCAACTTTTTCCCTGCCGGGAACGGTTGACCTCTGGAACTCCAAAGTCGTCCGTAGCGCGATGGGGGCGCACTTCCACCATCCCTGTTTCTCCGGCACCTGGGACGATCTCGATACGTTCCGCCGGGCGCACGGCCTGGCGATCTGGGCCGCTGACGCCTCCGGCGAATCGATCGAGGCCCAAGCCGCACCACTGCGGCTCGGACTCGTCGTGGGGAACGAGGGCGGCGGGCTTTCCACCCAAACACGGGATCGCGCGGACAAGCTGGTCGCGCTTCCCATCGCTTCGACGGTCGAATCACTCAACGTGGCCGTCGCGGCGGGCATCCTTCTCTACGAGCTCCGTCGGTGA
- a CDS encoding prepilin peptidase — protein sequence MTNAVSLVPLVPLVPPVLAQMYAFLLGACAGSFLNVCIVRWPREKSIIKPRSRCPRCGNQLAWFENVPILSWVALRGRCRCCDEPISVMYPAIELIVAIGWLLIARYYGFTFTALRVGVFSTVLLGVAMTDAQHYLIPDGFTLFGLMFALVTSVLAFFLGETQVFATPYDALVGACAGAGMIAIVGWLGEVMTKREAMGLGDVTLMAFVGAALGPTRALITVFLGATLGAVAFAGVVIPVALLRRGHAREQTELALGSPPFETPLVPFGVFLAPAALLTLFWGDALLAWLTRA from the coding sequence GTGACCAACGCCGTTTCTCTCGTTCCACTCGTCCCACTGGTTCCCCCAGTCCTCGCGCAGATGTACGCGTTCCTCCTCGGGGCGTGCGCCGGTTCGTTCCTGAACGTCTGCATCGTGCGCTGGCCGCGCGAGAAGTCGATCATCAAGCCACGATCGCGCTGTCCGCGATGCGGCAATCAGCTCGCCTGGTTCGAGAACGTCCCCATCCTGAGCTGGGTCGCGTTGCGCGGCCGCTGCCGCTGCTGCGACGAGCCAATTTCGGTGATGTACCCGGCGATCGAGCTCATCGTCGCGATCGGCTGGTTGCTCATCGCCCGCTACTACGGCTTCACGTTCACCGCGCTGCGCGTCGGCGTGTTCTCCACCGTGCTGCTGGGCGTCGCGATGACGGATGCGCAGCACTATCTCATCCCCGACGGCTTTACGCTGTTCGGTTTAATGTTCGCCCTCGTGACGTCCGTGCTCGCGTTCTTCCTTGGCGAAACCCAGGTGTTTGCCACGCCGTACGATGCACTGGTCGGTGCATGCGCCGGCGCGGGAATGATCGCCATCGTCGGCTGGCTTGGCGAGGTGATGACGAAGCGCGAAGCAATGGGCTTGGGCGATGTGACGCTCATGGCGTTCGTCGGTGCGGCACTCGGACCGACGCGCGCGTTGATCACCGTGTTCCTGGGCGCCACGCTTGGTGCGGTGGCGTTCGCCGGCGTCGTGATTCCGGTGGCGTTGCTGCGCCGTGGGCACGCGCGCGAGCAGACGGAGCTCGCGCTCGGCTCGCCGCCGTTCGAGACGCCGTTGGTGCCGTTCGGGGTATTTTTAGCACCGGCGGCTTTATTGACGTTGTTTTGGGGAGACGCCCTGTTGGCGTGGTTGACCCGAGCCTGA
- a CDS encoding AAA family ATPase encodes MIGEYLRNESAGGSLARFTRDLTADARAGRLEPVRCRDNEVARVIDILLRHGKNNPTLVGPAGVGKTAIAEGLAQRIAAESVPLVLRQARLLSLDHMALLAGTTYRGQYEERVRAIVAEATSAADVILFIDELHNLIGQGTAIGTAMDAANMLKPALVRGDFRVIGATTSGEYEKWVEGDPALERRFQKVVVRELGELETMEILEARKERLERHHNVLISDEALRAAVKLTDRHVKDRMRPDKAIDAIDEACAHLQAVTEYSPATGELIRQRVELLKQLARDERVREAEEKKQASERRERESRESRESPSAFERFGAELEALFVGAPAPVGGPAEGVPAEATTRASRPGALAPLESDLAHRLMEEGIVIRGHDIARVVGLMAGVEVAWEESPAA; translated from the coding sequence ATGATCGGTGAATATCTCCGCAACGAGTCCGCCGGTGGCTCACTCGCGCGATTCACCCGCGACCTGACCGCCGACGCGCGTGCCGGACGGCTCGAGCCGGTCCGCTGCCGCGACAACGAAGTCGCGCGCGTCATCGACATTCTGCTGCGCCACGGCAAGAACAACCCGACGCTCGTCGGGCCGGCGGGCGTCGGCAAGACAGCCATCGCCGAAGGCCTGGCGCAGCGCATCGCGGCCGAGAGCGTTCCGCTCGTATTGCGCCAGGCGCGGCTGCTTTCGCTGGACCACATGGCCTTGCTCGCCGGTACGACGTATCGCGGCCAGTACGAGGAGCGCGTTCGCGCGATCGTGGCCGAGGCGACGTCGGCGGCCGACGTGATCCTGTTCATCGACGAGCTGCACAATCTCATCGGGCAGGGAACGGCGATCGGCACCGCGATGGATGCCGCCAACATGCTCAAGCCCGCGCTCGTGCGCGGCGATTTCCGCGTCATCGGCGCGACGACCAGCGGCGAATACGAGAAATGGGTCGAGGGCGATCCGGCCCTGGAGCGCCGCTTCCAGAAGGTGGTCGTCCGCGAGCTCGGCGAGCTCGAGACGATGGAAATTCTCGAGGCGCGGAAGGAGCGGTTGGAGCGGCATCACAATGTGCTCATTTCCGACGAAGCGCTGCGCGCCGCGGTCAAGCTCACCGACCGCCACGTCAAAGACCGCATGCGCCCCGACAAGGCGATCGACGCGATCGACGAAGCGTGCGCGCACCTGCAGGCCGTCACCGAGTATTCGCCGGCCACCGGAGAGCTGATTCGCCAGCGCGTGGAGCTCCTCAAACAGCTCGCTCGCGACGAGCGTGTCCGCGAAGCGGAAGAGAAGAAACAGGCGAGCGAACGGCGCGAGCGCGAGTCACGCGAATCGCGCGAGTCTCCGAGCGCGTTCGAGCGCTTCGGCGCCGAGCTCGAGGCGTTGTTCGTCGGCGCGCCCGCGCCGGTCGGCGGTCCCGCCGAGGGCGTGCCGGCCGAGGCCACGACACGCGCGTCGCGACCGGGTGCGTTGGCGCCGCTCGAGTCGGATCTCGCCCATCGCCTGATGGAGGAAGGCATCGTGATTCGCGGGCATGACATCGCGCGCGTCGTCGGGCTCATGGCCGGCGTCGAGGTGGCGTGGGAGGAAAGTCCCGCCGCATGA